From the Alkalibacter rhizosphaerae genome, one window contains:
- the lspA gene encoding signal peptidase II produces MSYFIIFFIVVLDQFSKHLVLTRLVGRGTYPLIDGVFHLTYVENTGAAFSIFTDMQLFLKIVTSIFIIFLFFLLIFHLRREKKFTWKALSLSFVIGGAIGNLIDRFRFQFVVDFFDFRLINFAVFNVADSFIVVGSILLILVLMKDPSDHLF; encoded by the coding sequence TTGAGTTATTTTATCATATTTTTCATCGTTGTTCTGGATCAATTTTCAAAGCATCTGGTGCTGACCCGTTTGGTCGGCCGGGGAACATATCCCCTCATCGACGGCGTCTTTCACCTTACCTATGTGGAAAACACCGGCGCAGCATTCAGCATATTCACGGATATGCAGCTTTTTTTAAAGATCGTTACTTCCATATTCATCATTTTTTTGTTTTTCCTTCTTATTTTTCACTTGAGAAGAGAAAAAAAATTCACATGGAAGGCCTTGTCCCTGTCTTTCGTCATCGGCGGAGCCATCGGAAACCTGATCGACCGCTTTCGATTTCAGTTCGTCGTGGACTTTTTTGATTTTCGCCTGATCAATTTTGCCGTCTTCAATGTGGCGGACAGCTTCATTGTCGTTGGAAGCATTCTGTTGATCCTTGTCTTGATGAAGGATCCTTCCGATCACCTATTCTGA
- the addB gene encoding helicase-exonuclease AddAB subunit AddB codes for MLKILAGRNDSGKTKEMYRQIKDALQGGEENLIVLVPEQYTLEAEKELMEVLELQGFFQLEVMGFNRLVDDLLDTALEREKTIVTATGKRMILKRILKEEKKELQVFGSMIDKSGFIEEVENVLQNFKENMVEPEGLRGFARGYEGTGMLEKKVGDMVRIYEAYQRYLEKGYTDNEHRIAEGIEAVSQSLRIKGSRIWIHGFHTFTKQLVHFIKALSDHAQGVVLTLDLDVDDDAPDKEVFGINRKTLQTFRELWADELEVELFSSQRSSKKDLDHLKQEFFAYPYGKWTEEVDGIRVLESQNVYREIDHAVKEIAVLAREKGWSYKDMGVVVNDLSSYGFAIQRTMEEYGIPCFLDAKRSMADKPLGLFVVSSLQVLVRNYRYEDVFSMLKTGFSNLEEGEWESLENYCLQFGIRGSQWKTPFHKCNNKTLLPLEELDLLREKVVEPLERLRSRVRQAPTFASIAKALYGYLEENRVVEKTQALTAALQQHGDLEHGAENNQVFNRIMELLDELVEVFGEEKTTLREFAEILKEGVAASELGVLPASGDEVLIGDVKRSRQGSLAALFILGVNEGILPGEGETIGIFTTREGKVLEDGGIPLFQDHTYQAIQEKYLFQTLLSKGEERIYFSCAQADFEGSAMRPSFYMKRLKELFPRLESGRDEEDALDWITNARGTLRPMVAHFRHAMDQGGKGDPVWEETYRWYASQEEWKDRLDQLTGAMTYANKVDKLDRDQVEGLYGKTIKNSVTSLETYGQCPFRYFVRYGLHPAQRPVYEVSIPDMGELLHDSLQEYTRRLQGEGTPWEDVEEEARIGMCGAIVEEKIQMYKEGVFASKGRYQYLAYYLNRLMIRAVNTLTYHMSKGAFRLEKAEAAFGEDREYSPVVFTYDEDIRMVLEGRIDRMDVLRQDDGVYVKIIDYKTGEKTLELKDVYYGLTLQLLMYLQVCLESIPQAMPAGAFYFKLDDPMIQAYSHEREEMDRKITSRLRLLGLLVKKMEVVTAMDKGLEEDTGDSDVVRLKIKKDGDFGKSSKGLVEAAVFDRLLEHTMDVARKMGKEIIQGNIAVSPVKNDGKPACRFCPYKTICQFDDQFEGNRYRIRGKLKDEEVVNRLMGGRSDE; via the coding sequence ATGTTGAAAATTTTGGCCGGGAGAAACGATTCCGGAAAAACAAAAGAAATGTACCGCCAGATCAAAGACGCCCTTCAAGGCGGGGAAGAAAATCTGATCGTGCTGGTGCCGGAACAATATACCTTGGAAGCAGAAAAAGAGCTGATGGAAGTTCTGGAGCTCCAAGGTTTTTTTCAATTGGAGGTCATGGGGTTCAACCGGCTGGTGGACGATCTGCTGGACACGGCTCTGGAACGGGAGAAGACCATCGTCACGGCCACGGGGAAACGGATGATCCTGAAACGGATCTTGAAGGAAGAGAAAAAGGAATTGCAGGTCTTCGGATCCATGATCGACAAGTCCGGTTTCATCGAAGAGGTGGAGAATGTGCTCCAAAACTTCAAAGAAAACATGGTGGAACCGGAGGGACTTCGGGGATTTGCCCGGGGGTACGAAGGGACCGGGATGCTGGAAAAAAAGGTGGGGGACATGGTCCGGATCTACGAAGCCTACCAGCGATATCTGGAGAAAGGCTATACGGACAACGAACACCGGATCGCAGAGGGGATAGAGGCGGTTTCCCAGTCCTTGCGGATCAAAGGATCCAGAATATGGATCCATGGGTTCCACACCTTTACGAAGCAGCTGGTCCATTTCATCAAGGCCCTTTCCGACCATGCCCAAGGAGTGGTCCTCACCCTGGATCTGGACGTGGACGACGACGCGCCGGACAAGGAAGTGTTCGGGATCAACCGAAAGACCCTCCAGACTTTTCGGGAGTTGTGGGCCGACGAGCTGGAGGTGGAGCTGTTTTCTTCCCAAAGAAGTTCAAAAAAAGATCTGGATCACCTGAAGCAGGAATTTTTTGCCTATCCCTATGGAAAGTGGACGGAGGAAGTGGACGGGATCCGGGTGCTGGAATCCCAGAATGTCTATCGGGAGATCGACCACGCCGTCAAGGAAATCGCTGTCCTGGCCCGGGAAAAAGGCTGGTCCTACAAGGATATGGGGGTCGTCGTCAATGACTTGAGCAGCTATGGATTTGCCATCCAGCGGACCATGGAGGAATACGGGATCCCCTGTTTTCTGGATGCCAAGCGGTCCATGGCCGACAAGCCCCTGGGATTGTTTGTCGTATCCAGCCTCCAGGTGCTGGTCCGAAACTACCGGTACGAAGATGTATTTTCCATGCTGAAGACGGGATTTTCCAACCTGGAAGAAGGGGAATGGGAAAGCCTGGAAAACTATTGTCTCCAATTCGGCATACGGGGATCCCAGTGGAAGACCCCTTTTCACAAGTGCAACAACAAGACCCTTTTGCCCTTGGAGGAATTGGACCTGCTGCGTGAAAAAGTGGTGGAACCACTGGAGCGTCTGAGAAGCCGTGTCCGACAAGCCCCCACCTTCGCCTCCATCGCCAAAGCCCTGTATGGTTACTTGGAAGAAAACCGGGTCGTGGAAAAGACCCAGGCCTTGACGGCCGCCCTCCAGCAGCATGGGGATCTGGAACACGGAGCGGAAAACAACCAGGTGTTCAACCGGATCATGGAGCTCTTGGACGAGCTGGTGGAAGTGTTTGGGGAAGAAAAAACCACATTGAGGGAATTTGCGGAGATCCTCAAAGAGGGAGTGGCAGCTTCCGAACTGGGAGTGCTGCCTGCTTCCGGAGACGAAGTGCTGATCGGAGATGTGAAGCGGAGCCGGCAGGGAAGTCTTGCCGCCCTGTTCATTCTGGGTGTCAACGAAGGGATCCTGCCGGGGGAAGGGGAGACCATCGGCATTTTTACGACCCGGGAAGGAAAGGTGTTGGAGGACGGGGGCATCCCCCTGTTTCAAGATCACACCTATCAGGCCATCCAGGAAAAATATCTCTTTCAGACCCTCCTATCCAAGGGGGAAGAGCGGATCTATTTCAGCTGTGCACAGGCGGACTTTGAAGGAAGTGCCATGCGGCCTTCCTTTTATATGAAGCGGTTGAAAGAACTGTTTCCCCGGCTGGAGAGCGGCAGGGACGAAGAGGATGCTTTGGACTGGATCACCAATGCCAGAGGCACCTTGCGCCCCATGGTAGCCCATTTTCGCCATGCCATGGACCAGGGAGGCAAAGGGGATCCCGTGTGGGAGGAGACCTACCGCTGGTATGCGAGTCAGGAAGAGTGGAAGGATCGGCTGGACCAATTGACAGGGGCCATGACCTATGCCAACAAGGTGGACAAGCTGGACCGGGACCAGGTGGAAGGACTCTATGGAAAAACCATCAAAAACAGCGTGACCAGTCTGGAAACTTACGGTCAGTGTCCCTTTCGATATTTCGTCCGCTACGGCCTCCACCCGGCCCAGCGGCCCGTATATGAAGTATCCATCCCCGACATGGGGGAACTGCTCCACGACAGCCTTCAGGAATATACCAGAAGGCTGCAGGGGGAAGGCACTCCCTGGGAAGACGTAGAGGAAGAAGCGCGAATAGGGATGTGCGGCGCCATTGTGGAGGAAAAGATCCAGATGTACAAAGAAGGGGTCTTTGCCAGCAAGGGCCGCTACCAGTATCTGGCCTACTATCTGAACCGGCTGATGATCCGGGCCGTCAACACCCTGACATATCACATGTCCAAGGGAGCCTTCCGCCTGGAAAAGGCGGAGGCGGCATTTGGAGAGGACCGGGAATATTCGCCGGTGGTCTTCACTTACGACGAGGATATCCGCATGGTACTGGAAGGACGGATCGACCGGATGGATGTACTTCGACAAGACGACGGGGTCTATGTAAAGATCATCGACTATAAAACCGGAGAAAAGACCCTGGAGCTGAAAGATGTCTATTACGGATTGACCTTGCAGCTGCTCATGTACCTTCAGGTATGCCTGGAGAGCATCCCCCAAGCCATGCCCGCCGGCGCCTTCTATTTCAAGCTGGATGATCCCATGATCCAGGCATATTCCCATGAAAGGGAAGAGATGGATCGCAAGATCACCAGCCGCCTTCGCCTCTTGGGCCTCCTGGTGAAAAAAATGGAAGTGGTCACCGCCATGGACAAGGGGTTGGAAGAGGACACCGGCGATTCCGACGTGGTCCGCCTGAAGATCAAGAAGGACGGGGACTTTGGCAAAAGCAGCAAAGGGTTGGTGGAAGCCGCCGTTTTTGACCGACTCCTGGAACACACCATGGACGTTGCCCGGAAAATGGGGAAAGAGATCATCCAAGGCAACATCGCTGTTTCCCCTGTGAAAAACGACGGGAAACCGGCCTGCCGTTTTTGCCCATACAAGACGATCTGTCAGTTTGACGACCAATTCGAAGGAAACCGATATCGGATCCGTGGAAAGCTGAAAGACGAAGAAGTGGTGAACAGACTGATGGGAGGAAGATCCGATGAATAA
- the ispE gene encoding 4-(cytidine 5'-diphospho)-2-C-methyl-D-erythritol kinase produces the protein MKTTIRTPAKINLTLDILGKREDGYHDLSMIMQTVDLCDVLTLEEGEGGIQVGCTDPRIPCDPSNLVYKAARVIMEKAGIRKGIRIHIEKNIPLEAGLAGGSANAAGVLKALNAMWELGMSRETLMDLGNTIGADVPFCLLGGRPLQKGRGIF, from the coding sequence ATGAAAACGACCATAAGAACACCGGCAAAAATCAATTTGACCTTGGACATCCTGGGAAAACGGGAGGACGGCTACCACGATCTGTCCATGATCATGCAGACCGTGGATCTTTGCGATGTGCTCACCCTGGAAGAAGGGGAAGGGGGCATCCAGGTCGGCTGCACCGATCCAAGGATCCCCTGCGACCCCTCCAACCTGGTCTATAAAGCGGCCCGGGTCATCATGGAGAAGGCGGGGATCCGAAAAGGGATCCGCATCCACATCGAAAAGAACATACCCTTGGAAGCGGGCCTGGCGGGAGGATCCGCCAACGCAGCCGGGGTGTTGAAGGCCCTGAACGCCATGTGGGAGCTTGGCATGTCCCGGGAAACCTTGATGGACCTGGGAAACACCATCGGTGCAGACGTGCCTTTCTGCCTGCTGGGGGGACGGCCCTTGCAGAAGGGACGGGGAATATTTTGA
- the tyrS gene encoding tyrosine--tRNA ligase, translating into MNNVFDVLQERGFIEQCTHEEEIRELLAKEAVTFYIGFDPTADSLHIGHFLQIMVMTHMQRHGHRPIALIGGGTTMVGDPTDKTDMRKMLTQEQIQANGERFREVFKKFLDFSDGKAMMLDNASWLLDLNYVTLLREVGVHFSVNRMLAADCYKTRMEKGLTFLEFNYMIMQAYDFLVLYQDHQCKMQLGGNDQWSNILAGTELIRRKEGGQAYGMTFTLLTTADGKKMGKTEKGALWLDPEKTSPYEFYQYWRNVDDADVNKCLCLLTFLPMEEVNSLSSLDGAEINRAKEVLAFEVTKIIHGEEEAQKAQELARSLFAGGGEAEDMPTTEMTAEELGEKAILDLLVEAGLAPSKSEARRLVVQGGIQVDGEKIEDIHYQIPVETLSQDHIVIKKGKKVYHRIKFR; encoded by the coding sequence ATGAACAACGTATTTGATGTATTACAGGAACGGGGATTTATCGAACAATGCACCCACGAAGAGGAGATCCGGGAACTTCTTGCCAAGGAAGCCGTCACTTTTTATATAGGATTCGATCCAACGGCAGACAGCCTGCATATCGGGCATTTTCTCCAGATCATGGTCATGACCCACATGCAGCGTCACGGACACCGACCCATTGCCCTGATCGGGGGTGGAACCACCATGGTGGGGGATCCTACGGACAAGACAGACATGCGAAAGATGCTCACCCAGGAACAGATCCAGGCCAATGGAGAGAGGTTCCGGGAAGTGTTTAAAAAGTTTCTGGATTTTTCCGATGGAAAAGCAATGATGCTGGACAATGCATCCTGGCTTCTGGATTTGAATTACGTGACCCTCCTTCGGGAAGTGGGAGTCCACTTTTCCGTCAATCGGATGCTGGCGGCGGACTGCTACAAAACCCGGATGGAGAAAGGCCTCACCTTTTTGGAATTCAACTACATGATCATGCAGGCTTACGACTTTTTGGTCTTGTACCAGGATCATCAATGCAAAATGCAGCTGGGCGGAAACGACCAGTGGTCCAATATTTTGGCAGGTACGGAATTGATCCGCAGAAAAGAAGGCGGTCAGGCTTACGGCATGACCTTCACCCTGTTGACCACTGCCGACGGTAAAAAGATGGGCAAGACGGAAAAAGGCGCCTTATGGCTGGATCCGGAAAAAACAAGTCCCTATGAGTTTTACCAGTACTGGCGAAATGTGGATGACGCCGATGTGAACAAATGCCTGTGTCTTCTCACCTTCCTTCCCATGGAGGAAGTGAATTCCCTGTCCAGCCTGGATGGAGCGGAAATAAACCGTGCCAAGGAAGTGCTGGCTTTTGAAGTAACGAAGATCATCCATGGCGAAGAAGAGGCCCAAAAGGCCCAGGAACTGGCCCGAAGCTTGTTCGCCGGCGGCGGCGAAGCAGAAGACATGCCCACCACGGAAATGACGGCAGAGGAACTTGGAGAAAAGGCCATTCTGGATCTTTTGGTGGAGGCGGGACTTGCCCCCAGCAAAAGCGAAGCCAGACGTTTGGTGGTCCAGGGAGGGATCCAGGTCGATGGAGAAAAGATCGAAGACATCCACTACCAGATCCCCGTAGAGACCTTGTCGCAAGACCATATCGTCATTAAAAAAGGAAAGAAAGTATATCACCGCATCAAGTTCAGATAA
- the addA gene encoding helicase-exonuclease AddAB subunit AddA: protein MNKWTTQQGEAITQRNRNLLVSAAAGSGKTAVLVARIIQLVTMEKVPVESLLVVTFTKAAAEEMKERISNSLLERLETAKGEEREFLSGQIHSLPFASISTIHSFCHSVVRKYAHLIQLDPGFSVGNETVLSILTQRAMEEVLEAEYEEGSEAFIRVLESFGEGRQDARLRETLLRYYRFIMNRPDPRQWSKQSLAKFQMDMASFDDSDFYQTLVQVVHQRLDHGMEALQEALTLAEDVKNRDKVTDVLTREYQQIQSLVLGLEEGFSRFHDALEGVGFDRLTVQAEDEDVKKELVRLRNEAKELVNSLKKDLAYEPVRVLFDNLKEMGGVMETLDRLAGRFRETYQEMKLEKGLLDFNDLEHYALAILQKPEAVEELQREYAYIFIDEYQDSNQIQDAISEKIRRKDNLFLVGDVKQSIYRFRLSDPALFLEKNRTFGGEEDPMSRVIYLNTNFRSNELVIQTINAVFEKIMNEFVGEIDYDTNERLYSGLDLPESEFGKTEILVIDKAEPEEDKEDGEAEDRPVSEDGLEDLSSAELEAALAARRIKELIGTQIYDGKRQIHRPLEYRDVVVLLRSVKTNGPIYQEVFMEEGIPVHAQSGLGYFDTLEISMVLDLLRVIDNRQQDVALLSVLRSPMFHFTVEELVEIRRCYSSGPFWKSLDQYAEEQGNALAEKCRRMKASVEKWKERSRIVPLDRFLWTLMMETNYYHYVGALPGGVQRQANVRVLIDRARAFSESSLKGLFQFIQFVQEMKDVDSDMELARVLGPMENVVRIMSIHKSKGLEFPLVMVGGMGKGFNTQDTRSMLLLHKDLGICPEYVDPRERRHCSTLFKSIAKEKIGLEVLSEEMRILYVAMTRAQNKLILLGCASLDEKKWAKWDKTPTPYSVSKSANYLDWVLSALLERGAPATTEGVIQERMDHLVRLVPKGELQRDKKEKTEHLKNTGRFFQALKARGKTLDPVVEARLSWRYPGEEALRLPAKMSVTQIKRFQETKVLQDPTVEIKLPVFLQGEARKTRAEVGSANHYVLQNVDLDRLTDRNRIRENLAGSLEEMVGSGMLVQETADLVQLDAIAAFFESGLGQRMIHGQDLRREQRFTMSLPGDLLAGGQGAKESVLVQGMIDCFFWEEDGWVLVDYKSDYFRNEEEKQEKVDGYRSQVEMYSRAVETATGQRVKEAFLYLLHSNEAVLL from the coding sequence ATGAATAAATGGACAACACAACAAGGGGAAGCCATCACCCAACGCAACAGAAACCTGCTGGTTTCAGCAGCGGCGGGATCCGGGAAAACGGCAGTGCTGGTGGCACGGATTATTCAACTGGTGACCATGGAAAAGGTCCCGGTGGAGAGTCTTCTGGTGGTCACTTTTACAAAAGCGGCGGCAGAAGAGATGAAGGAACGGATCTCCAATTCCCTCCTGGAACGATTGGAAACGGCCAAGGGAGAAGAACGGGAATTTCTATCCGGCCAGATCCACAGCCTGCCCTTTGCATCCATCAGCACCATCCACTCCTTTTGCCACAGCGTGGTGCGAAAATACGCCCACTTGATCCAACTGGATCCCGGGTTTTCCGTGGGAAACGAGACGGTCCTGTCCATCTTGACCCAGCGGGCCATGGAAGAAGTGCTGGAAGCCGAATACGAAGAGGGATCGGAAGCCTTTATCCGGGTCCTGGAGAGTTTTGGGGAAGGGCGTCAGGACGCCCGATTGCGGGAGACCCTGCTCCGGTATTATCGTTTCATCATGAATCGACCGGATCCCAGGCAATGGAGCAAACAGAGTCTGGCCAAGTTCCAGATGGACATGGCCTCCTTTGATGACAGCGATTTCTACCAGACCCTGGTCCAAGTGGTCCATCAGCGGCTGGACCACGGCATGGAGGCCCTTCAGGAAGCTTTAACATTGGCGGAAGACGTAAAAAACAGGGACAAGGTGACGGATGTCTTGACCAGGGAATACCAGCAGATCCAGAGCTTGGTCTTGGGTTTGGAAGAAGGATTTTCCAGGTTTCACGACGCACTGGAAGGAGTCGGGTTCGACCGGTTGACGGTTCAGGCGGAAGACGAGGATGTGAAGAAGGAATTGGTCCGCCTGCGAAACGAAGCAAAAGAGCTGGTGAACTCCCTGAAAAAAGATCTGGCCTACGAACCGGTCCGGGTGCTTTTCGACAACCTGAAAGAAATGGGGGGCGTAATGGAGACCTTGGACCGTCTTGCCGGCCGATTTCGGGAAACCTACCAGGAGATGAAGCTGGAAAAGGGGTTGCTGGATTTCAACGACCTGGAGCATTACGCCCTGGCCATCCTGCAAAAGCCGGAAGCCGTGGAAGAGCTGCAACGGGAATACGCCTATATTTTTATCGACGAATACCAGGACAGCAACCAGATCCAGGATGCCATCAGCGAAAAGATCCGCAGAAAAGACAACTTGTTTCTCGTAGGGGACGTAAAACAGAGCATCTATCGGTTTCGACTGTCGGATCCCGCCTTGTTCCTGGAGAAAAACCGGACCTTCGGGGGAGAGGAGGATCCTATGTCCCGGGTCATCTACCTGAACACCAACTTTCGAAGCAATGAACTGGTGATCCAGACCATCAACGCCGTTTTCGAAAAGATCATGAACGAATTCGTCGGAGAGATCGACTACGATACCAACGAGCGGTTGTATTCCGGGTTGGACCTGCCGGAATCGGAGTTCGGAAAAACGGAGATCCTGGTCATCGACAAGGCGGAACCGGAGGAAGACAAGGAGGATGGGGAAGCAGAAGACCGGCCGGTATCGGAAGACGGCCTGGAAGACTTGTCCAGTGCAGAGCTGGAAGCCGCCCTGGCGGCCAGGAGGATCAAGGAATTGATCGGAACACAGATCTACGACGGGAAGAGACAGATCCATCGGCCCCTGGAGTATCGGGATGTGGTGGTCCTGCTGCGCTCCGTCAAAACAAACGGCCCAATCTACCAGGAAGTTTTCATGGAAGAGGGGATCCCTGTTCACGCCCAAAGCGGCCTGGGGTATTTCGACACCCTGGAGATCAGCATGGTGCTGGATCTGCTTCGGGTCATCGACAACCGGCAACAGGACGTGGCACTTCTCTCCGTCCTTCGATCCCCCATGTTTCACTTTACCGTAGAGGAGCTGGTGGAGATCCGACGATGCTATTCATCAGGTCCTTTTTGGAAAAGTCTGGACCAGTACGCAGAAGAGCAGGGAAATGCCCTTGCAGAAAAATGCCGCCGGATGAAAGCTTCCGTGGAAAAATGGAAGGAACGATCCAGGATCGTCCCTTTGGATCGGTTCCTGTGGACCTTGATGATGGAAACCAACTACTATCACTATGTGGGGGCCCTGCCTGGCGGAGTACAGCGGCAGGCCAACGTCCGCGTCCTCATCGATCGGGCCCGGGCCTTCAGCGAATCGTCCCTGAAGGGGCTGTTTCAGTTCATTCAATTCGTTCAGGAAATGAAGGATGTGGACAGCGACATGGAACTGGCCCGGGTATTGGGTCCCATGGAAAACGTGGTCCGGATCATGAGCATCCATAAAAGCAAGGGATTGGAGTTTCCCCTGGTCATGGTGGGAGGCATGGGAAAAGGATTCAACACCCAGGATACAAGAAGCATGCTCCTCCTTCACAAGGATCTGGGCATTTGTCCCGAATATGTGGATCCCCGGGAGAGAAGGCACTGCAGCACTCTGTTCAAAAGCATTGCAAAGGAAAAAATCGGCCTGGAAGTCTTGTCGGAAGAAATGCGGATCTTGTATGTTGCCATGACCAGGGCGCAGAACAAGCTGATCCTCCTGGGATGTGCTTCCCTGGATGAGAAAAAGTGGGCCAAGTGGGATAAGACCCCCACTCCATACAGTGTATCCAAGAGTGCCAACTACCTGGACTGGGTCCTGTCGGCTTTATTGGAAAGGGGAGCCCCTGCAACAACCGAAGGCGTCATCCAGGAAAGAATGGACCACCTTGTCCGGCTGGTTCCCAAAGGGGAACTGCAGCGGGACAAGAAGGAAAAGACGGAACATCTGAAAAACACCGGCCGTTTCTTTCAAGCGTTGAAAGCCCGGGGGAAAACCTTGGATCCGGTGGTGGAAGCCCGTTTGTCCTGGCGGTACCCGGGGGAAGAGGCCCTGCGCCTTCCGGCAAAAATGTCCGTAACCCAGATCAAGAGGTTTCAGGAAACGAAGGTATTGCAGGATCCTACGGTGGAGATCAAGCTGCCGGTATTTCTCCAGGGAGAGGCGAGGAAAACCAGGGCGGAGGTTGGCAGCGCCAACCACTACGTACTGCAGAACGTGGATCTGGATCGATTGACGGATCGGAACAGGATCCGTGAAAACCTGGCCGGGTCCCTGGAAGAGATGGTCGGCTCCGGCATGCTGGTGCAGGAAACGGCAGACCTGGTCCAGCTGGATGCCATTGCTGCCTTCTTTGAAAGCGGATTGGGACAGCGGATGATCCATGGACAGGACCTTCGACGGGAACAGCGGTTCACCATGTCCCTTCCCGGTGATTTACTGGCCGGTGGACAGGGGGCGAAAGAATCGGTCCTGGTCCAGGGGATGATCGACTGTTTCTTTTGGGAAGAAGACGGCTGGGTCCTGGTGGATTACAAAAGCGACTATTTTCGCAATGAAGAAGAAAAACAGGAGAAGGTGGACGGATACCGCAGTCAGGTGGAGATGTATTCCAGGGCCGTTGAAACGGCAACGGGCCAACGGGTGAAGGAGGCATTTTTGTATCTGCTCCACTCCAATGAAGCGGTCCTCCTTTGA
- a CDS encoding GntR family transcriptional regulator, whose product MEHFLKIDMDTYKPLREIVFTTMREAIVNGDFKPGQRLMEVQLAEQMGVSRTPVREAIRKLELEGLVIMVPRKGAYVAGLSSEDVKEVLEIRAVLEGLAASLAAKNAGEEEVSTLREIVDKFKQAASDQDVVKLIHFDSEFHDVMYRASKNKKLIQLISSLREQVQRFRVAYFTKIKNTEILIAEHNELLEAIANNDSEKARIVAETHIATTERLITSIEDRSKSE is encoded by the coding sequence ATGGAACATTTTTTGAAAATCGACATGGACACCTATAAACCCTTGCGGGAGATCGTTTTTACCACCATGCGGGAAGCCATCGTCAACGGAGATTTCAAGCCGGGGCAACGACTGATGGAAGTCCAGCTGGCGGAACAGATGGGTGTGAGCAGGACCCCGGTCCGGGAAGCGATCCGAAAGCTGGAGTTGGAAGGACTGGTGATCATGGTCCCCAGAAAAGGAGCCTATGTTGCCGGACTGTCCAGTGAAGATGTGAAGGAAGTTTTGGAGATCCGGGCCGTATTGGAAGGTCTGGCTGCATCCCTGGCAGCAAAAAACGCCGGTGAAGAAGAGGTGTCTACCCTGCGGGAGATCGTGGATAAATTCAAGCAGGCGGCCAGTGACCAGGACGTGGTCAAGCTGATCCACTTTGATTCGGAATTTCACGACGTCATGTACCGGGCTTCAAAAAATAAAAAACTGATCCAGTTGATCAGTTCTTTAAGAGAGCAAGTACAGCGTTTTCGGGTGGCTTATTTCACCAAGATCAAAAATACGGAGATCTTGATCGCCGAACACAACGAATTGCTGGAAGCCATCGCCAACAATGATTCGGAAAAAGCCAGGATCGTGGCAGAGACCCACATCGCAACAACGGAGCGGCTGATCACTTCCATTGAAGACCGTTCCAAATCAGAATAG
- a CDS encoding 4-(cytidine 5'-diphospho)-2-C-methyl-D-erythritol kinase: MTPLPPLPEYHVVLVKPDFGISTGWAFSHFKPGERLLRPDNLGMCQAIRKGDRKTIESGLVNVFEPGTFEAYPLLGKIKKDFTRLGADGCLMSGSGPTMYGLFRDRDKAEEVREHFRTLYRETYLAGTC, translated from the coding sequence TTGACCCCCCTGCCCCCCCTACCCGAATACCATGTGGTTTTGGTGAAGCCGGATTTTGGGATCTCCACCGGATGGGCTTTCTCCCATTTCAAACCAGGGGAACGGCTCCTGCGGCCAGACAACCTTGGAATGTGCCAAGCCATCCGAAAAGGCGACCGAAAAACCATCGAATCGGGGCTGGTCAACGTCTTTGAACCAGGCACTTTCGAAGCCTACCCCCTGTTGGGAAAGATCAAGAAAGACTTCACCCGTCTGGGAGCGGACGGATGTCTCATGAGCGGCAGCGGTCCCACCATGTACGGTCTTTTCCGGGATCGGGACAAAGCGGAAGAGGTCCGGGAACATTTCCGCACCCTGTACAGGGAGACCTACCTTGCCGGAACTTGTTAA